The Alosa sapidissima isolate fAloSap1 chromosome 5, fAloSap1.pri, whole genome shotgun sequence genome has a window encoding:
- the hrh2b gene encoding histamine receptor H2b isoform X1 translates to MISTAFKWVVLVAFIVLIIGGNVLVCLAVGTSRRLHRIANCFVVSLAVSDLLLGLLVLPLSATQELRDGLWPLGGTLCNIYISMDIMLCEASILTLLAISVDRYLAITGPLCYPRRVTPRRVAAAIVAIWASSLAVSFMPIHLGWNTQNFTVQHADWLMHEEKEKWSCRYEWNNSYVILDSFGTFYLPLLVMCGMYHRIFCVAREQVQRIRAATPSFARSASAAATAREHKATVTLAAVLGAFVICWVPYFTYFTCMGMRAEPNPPEIIHSVVLWMGYFNSALNPILYPALNRDFRRAYGQLLRCKGASHRPSATSMCVALQKRTSTSNGHQIVHDKGKSLQDSYLNIQEGNRNGLTDQTRLGMA, encoded by the exons ATGATATCCACGGCATTCAAATGGGTGGTGCTCGTGGCGTTCATCGTGCTGATCATCGGCGGTAACGTGCTGGTGTGCCTGGCCGTTGGCACGAGCCGCCGGCTCCACCGGATCGCTAACTGCTTTGTGGTGTCGCTGGCAGTGTCCGATCTGCTGCTGGGCCTGTTGGTGCTCCCCTTGTCAGCCACACAGGAGCTGCGCGATGGCCTTTGGCCACTGGGGGGCACACTCTGCAACATCTACATCTCCATGGATATAATGTTGTGCGAGGCGTCCATCCTTACCCTGCTTGCCATCAGCGTGGACCGCTACTTGGCCATCACGGGCCCGCTGTGCTACCCAAGGCGGGTCACCCCGAGGCGGGTGGCCGCCGCCATCGTAGCCATCTGGGCAAGCTCGCTGGCTGTATCCTTTATGCCTATTCACCTGGGCTGGAACACACAGAACTTTACCGTCCAGCACGCGGACTGGCTAATgcatgaggagaaggagaaatggAGCTGCCGCTATGAGTGGAATAACAGCTACGTCATCCTGGACTCCTTTGGCACGTTTTACCTCCCCCTGTTGGTCATGTGTGGGATGTACCATCGGATCTTCTGTGTGGCTCGTGAACAG GTGCAGCGCATCCGTGCAGCCACGCCCTCCTTTGCCCGCTCGGCCTCGGCCGCTGCGACGGCTCGCGAGCACAAGGCCACGGTGACCTTGGCGGCCGTGCTGGGGGCCTTCGTCATCTGCTGGGTCCCCTACTTCACCTACTTCACCTGCATGGGCATGCGGGCCGAGCCCAACCCGCCCGAGATCATTCACTCGGTGGTGCTGTGGATGGGCTACTTCAACTCGGCGCTCAACCCCATCCTCTACCCGGCTCTCAACCGTGACTTCCGCCGGGCCTACGGCCAGCTGCTGCGCTGCAAGGGGGCCAGTCACCGGCCCTCCGCCACCTCCATGTGCGTGGCCCTGCAGAAACGAACTTCCACCTCCAACGGACACCAAATTGTCCACGACAAGGGCAAGTCGCTGCAGGACAGCTATCTCAATATCCAAGAGGGAAACAGAAACGGTTTAACTGACCAGACAAGGTTAGGCATGGCTTAA
- the hrh2b gene encoding histamine receptor H2b isoform X2 has protein sequence MISTAFKWVVLVAFIVLIIGGNVLVCLAVGTSRRLHRIANCFVVSLAVSDLLLGLLVLPLSATQELRDGLWPLGGTLCNIYISMDIMLCEASILTLLAISVDRYLAITGPLCYPRRVTPRRVAAAIVAIWASSLAVSFMPIHLGWNTQNFTVQHADWLMHEEKEKWSCRYEWNNSYVILDSFGTFYLPLLVMCGMYHRIFCVAREQVQRIRAATPSFARSASAAATAREHKATVTLAAVLGAFVICWVPYFTYFTCMGMRAEPNPPEIIHSVVLWMGYFNSALNPILYPALNRDFRRAYGQLLRCKGASHRPSATSMCVALQKRTSTSNGHQIVHDKGKSLQDSYLNIQEGNRNGLTDQTRS, from the exons ATGATATCCACGGCATTCAAATGGGTGGTGCTCGTGGCGTTCATCGTGCTGATCATCGGCGGTAACGTGCTGGTGTGCCTGGCCGTTGGCACGAGCCGCCGGCTCCACCGGATCGCTAACTGCTTTGTGGTGTCGCTGGCAGTGTCCGATCTGCTGCTGGGCCTGTTGGTGCTCCCCTTGTCAGCCACACAGGAGCTGCGCGATGGCCTTTGGCCACTGGGGGGCACACTCTGCAACATCTACATCTCCATGGATATAATGTTGTGCGAGGCGTCCATCCTTACCCTGCTTGCCATCAGCGTGGACCGCTACTTGGCCATCACGGGCCCGCTGTGCTACCCAAGGCGGGTCACCCCGAGGCGGGTGGCCGCCGCCATCGTAGCCATCTGGGCAAGCTCGCTGGCTGTATCCTTTATGCCTATTCACCTGGGCTGGAACACACAGAACTTTACCGTCCAGCACGCGGACTGGCTAATgcatgaggagaaggagaaatggAGCTGCCGCTATGAGTGGAATAACAGCTACGTCATCCTGGACTCCTTTGGCACGTTTTACCTCCCCCTGTTGGTCATGTGTGGGATGTACCATCGGATCTTCTGTGTGGCTCGTGAACAG GTGCAGCGCATCCGTGCAGCCACGCCCTCCTTTGCCCGCTCGGCCTCGGCCGCTGCGACGGCTCGCGAGCACAAGGCCACGGTGACCTTGGCGGCCGTGCTGGGGGCCTTCGTCATCTGCTGGGTCCCCTACTTCACCTACTTCACCTGCATGGGCATGCGGGCCGAGCCCAACCCGCCCGAGATCATTCACTCGGTGGTGCTGTGGATGGGCTACTTCAACTCGGCGCTCAACCCCATCCTCTACCCGGCTCTCAACCGTGACTTCCGCCGGGCCTACGGCCAGCTGCTGCGCTGCAAGGGGGCCAGTCACCGGCCCTCCGCCACCTCCATGTGCGTGGCCCTGCAGAAACGAACTTCCACCTCCAACGGACACCAAATTGTCCACGACAAGGGCAAGTCGCTGCAGGACAGCTATCTCAATATCCAAGAGGGAAACAGAAACGGTTTAACTGACCAGACAAG